The window TATCTGCCCATGTGGAGGGGAAACCGATGCGAACGCCTTCCAGGGCGATGGGGATGACGAACACGGAAATGAGCAGCAGATACAGGGGAAGTATCCACATGGCCGAGGTGAGGTGCCTCTCGTCGCTGTTCTCCACCACTGTGACATGGAACTGCCGGGGCAGGAACATGATGGCGGACATGGAGAGTATCAGGTAGGTGGCCCATGTCGAATAGGGCGACTCGGTCGGCCCGGACAGGGAGATTACCTCGTCGATGGGGATACCCATGGCGCGCGTGTTGCGGATCATATCCTCAAAGCCAGAATGGACGGTGAAGGTGACGAACACGCCGCACGCCAGAAAAGCGAACAGCTTGATGACGGATTGCACGGCCACGGCAGTAATCATGCCTTGATGGCGCTCCGTGGGGTCGAGGCGGCGCACACCGAAAATGATGGTGAAGGTGGTCATGAGGAACACGGCCACGGGCCCGATCAGGTCCTGCAGCCATGAGTGGGTCTGCCCTGTGTCGCCCACGATGATGGAAAAGGTGGCTACCACCGACCGTAGCTGCAGTGCAATATACGGAGTGATGCCGAGCAGGGCCGCACACGCAGCCATGGCTGCCAGCATGGGCGACCGGTCATAGCGGGCGGAGATGAAGTCCGCGATGGAGGTGATGCGGTAGCGGTGCTTGATGCGCACCATGCGCCGCATGATCTGCCACCACAGGATGATCATCAGGGTCGGCCCGATATAGACGGTGGTGAAGAGCATACCCGAGGTTACAGCCTTGCCCACGCTGCCGTAGAATGTCCATGAGGTGGCATAGACTGCCAGCGACAGCCCATAGACCATCGGGCTGCCGGCGACACGCTTGCTCAGAGATGAGCGACCCTCAACCCATTGTGCAAGCAGGAAAAGCACCAGGAAGTAGGACAGCAGAATAGTGAGGACTGTAATGGGGCTGAACATGGATTACGCCCCCCTGTCCTTGTCGCGTCCCAGGCAGCGCCCCATGATGACCAGTAGACATACCAATACACCCCACACGAGGAAGATGTAGCTGAACAGCGATGGGCCGCCGTCTTCGGCACAAAGGGAAAGAAGCGGCCAGCTGAACAGCAGTGTGCCCAGATGAAAGAGGAGCAACGCAAGGCCCCGGGATTGGAAAAAGGCAATCAATCGATCCACAGCCATCCCCTTGCTACGGCCTGAGGACATGAAGGTCAGTTCCGAAGAGATTTCTCAGGCCTAGGAAATATATAGCAGATCATGCCACCGATGGCTAACCCATTAGAATGATAATTCGCCAAGAAAAGAAAAGTTGGGAGAATCAGTAAAAAAATGTCTGGCTGGGCTTAATTGCGATGCAACTCAAAGGTTGTTTGGTCCTTGAGAAGGCGGAAACGAAAGGCATCACAGGCGCCGTCATCCACCACGAGCAGAGGGGACTGGTTGTCCGGATATTCTGCCCGCAGCGAGATACTCTGGGCACACAGCCCGTTTTGCCCGTCAATGGGGATGGCTACATGGGCAATGTGGTCGGAGCCCCCTATCAGCACCGCCATGATGGCAGTGGCCGTGTTGTCCGGTAATTGCCCTGTGCGGATTCCAAGAAAAGCGTCGTCAAAGATGCCGTCATGGTTGAAGTCATCGGAGACTACATCCGGGTGCCAGAAGATATCACCGGGAAGCTGGTCCCCGGCCAGACTGATCAAACGGGCCAGATCCGTAGGCCAGACGATTTGGTCAACCAGTTGGGTCGTGCGGGCGCGCACCAGCTCTGCGTGACAAAGCAGCCGGACGCCGGGCGCCATAGACCCTCCGCGAAACTGGTCTGCCTCATACTCGCACTGTGCATCCCGATAGGCCTCCCAGGCCTTTTGCGAAGCCTCCAGCATCTCTCTGTCCGTCTCGTCACCAGCCTGTTCCAGTATTTTCTTGTAAGCGGCATCGAGCAACTTCTGCTCCCCCCGAAGTAATCGGTCGGCGCAACGGTTCATCTCCCCCTGCGTTCCGGCGCAGTTGTCCACGGCCTCCGCCAAGGCAGGCAAGGAAGGAAACGAAAGGAAAATCATCAAGGCAAGGCAAATAGGATAACGATACATGGTATGACTCCAAATTTGATTCCAAACAGGTACCCCACCACCCAGAATCAAGCAATAAATCTCTCAACCCCAGCGTCCTCTTCTCCAATACCACCGTAAGGCCCTTGGGTGCAAAGCACCCAACACCGAGTCTCTTCCTCGTCCTTGGAGGATCGGCGACTTCCTCTCTTCTCCCCGACACCGTGAGGCTTTGTAGAGTGGTGCAGCTGCAAGGCGACAGGCACGATTTGAGCGGAGGCGTAGCAACGCTACGTCGAGCATCAAATCGCGCCTGGCAACGCCGCAGATGCGCCGCTATACAAAGCCGTGTAGCTCACCCACAACGCAATAAAAAAGCCCGGCTGATTAGCCGGGCTTTTCAATTGCGTTGTGGGTGAGCCTAGTAGTGGATGTCACTCTCGGTCATGGGAGTGGCAAAGTGCTTGTAGACCCAGAACTGGTAACCGATGACGATGGGAACGAAGACCAGAGCCACACCGAGCATGATGGACAGGGTGAGTTCGCTGGATGCAGAGTTCATGATCGTCAGGGAGTGGGCCGGGTTCGGGTTGGACGGGATGATGGCGGGGAAGATGCCGATCACGCCGAACAGAGCCACGCCGCCAATGTAGGCGCAGGAGGAAGCCCATGCCATCCAGTACTTCTTGGCACCGAGGTAAGTGCGCATCATGATCAGGCCGCCCACGGGCAGGGCCAGGACCACGAAGAGGAACGGATAGACCATGTAGTTGCTGAACAACTGGGTAGCCATGGCGGTGTACACCAGGAACAGCACGGTCAGCACTACTTCCACGGGCCAGATCTTGGTGGCCAGGGATTCTGCACGGGTGTGCAGGTCGCCGGTGGCGCGGATGGTCAGCCAGAGCGCGCCGTGCATGACGAAGATCACCACGAACAGGACGCCGCCTGCCAGACCGTAGGGATTCAGCAGACCGAACAGGCCAGCCTGGGAGAACCCGGTGTTATCCAGAGGCAGGCCCTGGAAGATGTTGCCGAAGGCCACGCCGAGCAGCAGTGCGGGCAGGAACGAACCTGCGAAGTGAGCCCTGTCCCAGATGTTTTTCCAGGTCTCGCTTTCCACCTTGGAGCGGAACTCGAAGGAGACGCCGCGGATAATCAGCGCAAAGAGCAGCAGCATCAGCGCGGTGTACAGCCCGGAGAACATCTGGGCGTAAGCGTACGGGAATGCAGCAAAAGTGACGCCGCCCGCAGAGATGAGCCACACCTCGTTGCCGTCCCAGAAGGGACCGGTCGAGTTGAGCATGGCGCGTTTTTCCTGCTCGTTCTTTGCGAGGAACGGGAGCAGGGAGCCAACGCCGAGGTCAAAGCCGTCGAGGATAAAGTAGACGGCCCACAATACGCCCCAGAGGACGAACCAGATCATGGCAAGGTAATAGTGCCAGGAGCCAACTTCCATAATTTCAGTCATCGGAGATTCTCCTTGTACTCTTATCTCAGGCTAGACCTGGATGGGAGTGTTATCTTCAGGGCCCTTCTTGGCCAGCTTGATCATCAGCCAAATGCCTGCAGCGCCGAGAACGGTGTACAGGGCACACATGAGCACGAAGGAGAAGCCGACTTCACCGGTGGAGACCGGGGAGACCGCATCAGACGTGCGCATCAGGCCGTAGACAATCCACGGCTGGCGGCCAACCTCTGCCAGTACCCAACCCGCCTGAATGGCGATGTATGGAATCGGAATGGCGTAGGGGAGGTACTTGAGATAGAGCGGGAACTTGTCGAGTCGATTACGCATGACCCAGCCGAACAGGGCAAGGGCAGGCATGAGCGTGCCGAGACCAACCATGATGCGGAAAGCAAGGAAGGTGATGGTAATGGGCGGACGATCTTCCTTGGGAATATCGTTGAGGCCTGTCACCTCGGCGTTGAAATCATTGAATGCGAGGAAGCTCAGTGCGCCGGGAACGGGCAGGGCTTCGATGAGGTTGCCGTCTTCACCGGGGACCAGCAGCAGATAGAGCGGTGCGTTCTTCTGGGTTTCCCAGTGGGATTCCATGGCGGCCAGCTTTGCGGGCTGCTTCAGTGCCATGTTGTTACCGTGCATGTGACCTTCCACCGCAGTGAAGATGGTGGCGACCACGGCCAGGGAAACAGCCACGTTGAAGGACTTCTGGAAGAACTCGGTGTTGGACTTGCGATACAGGTGCCATGCGGAAACGCCCATGATGAAGAAGGCGCCTACACACAGGGAAGCCGGGATGACGTGGAAGAATTCCAGCCAGGCCCATTTGTTGGTGATAACCTCAAAGAAGTTATCCAACTCGGCGCGTCCGTTGCGAAGGACGTACCCTTTGGGATCCTGCATGAAGCCGTTGGCGATGAGAATCCAGATGGCGGACATGTTGGATGCGCCGGCCACCAGCCATGCAACGATGGCATGCGCCTTGGGAGAGAGCTTGTCCCAACCAAAGTGCCAGACACCGATGAAGGTGGATTCGAGGAAGAAGGCTACCGTGGCCTCGATGGCCAGCAGGGAGCCGAAGATATCACCCATGAACATGGAGTAGCGGGACCAGTTGGTACCGAACTGGAACTCCAGGGTGATACCGGTGACGACGCCGAGGGCGAAGTTCACCAGAAAGATTTTCCCCCAGAATTTCGCCATTTTTTTCCACACCTCATTCCCGGTGCGGACATATGCCGTCTCCATACAGGCGATGAGAATGGAGAGTCCCAGAGTCAATGGGACGAAGATGAAGTGGAACATGGTGGCCGCGGCAAATTGCAGCCTGGAGAGCATTAGCACATCCATACAAACCCCCTTGCGGATATTGCCATCTAAATACCTTTACCTACTTTGAAAGTTTTCATCCGGGCAATGTAGCCCCGGCTTCTTCTAAAATCAAGAATAATTATTATTTTTATTTATTCTTCATTTTGATGGGCTGCCCCGTGGATTCGAGGACGGCTCGCCAGTAATTAGAAGTGATGTTTATACTTTTTTTGCCGGTTGTGACAACATCCATGGGGATATGTACATACCGGCCGTTCCAGCGGGAAATGACCATGCCGGTGCGTCCCGACATGCCAGCGTGTACGGCGTTGATGCCGAGGAACGAGCAGTAGATGCGGTCGTTGGCGTTGGCCGGGACCGAGCGGATAATGTAGCTGGGGTCGATATATTTCAGGGTCGGTTTGATGCCCTGATCCGTGAAATGCTTGATGATACGTTCTTTGAGTAGCAGAGCGAAGTCCCCGAGCTTGACGTTGCCGGAGGCGTCGGTCTCTGCTGAGGCTTTCAGATGCTCCTGCCCCGCGCCCTCGGCCACGACCACCACGGCGTTGCCTGCGGTGCGCATGCGCTTCTCAAGGACGGCCAAAAAGCCTTTTTCGCCATCAAGATCAAAGGGAGCTTCCGGTACGAGGACGTAGTTGACTTCCTGACAGGAGAGGGCGCACTGGGCTGCGATGTAGCCCGCATGACGGCCCATGACCTTGACCAGACCTATGCCCCATGGGGCGCCCGTGGCCTCCACATGTGCCCCTCTGATGGCGGTGGTTGCAGTTTCCACGGCGGTGTCAAAGCCGAAGGAGGGCGACGCGTAGTTGATGTCGTTATCAATGGTCTTGGGCAGGCCTACCACCGAGATGGAGAGGTTGCGCTGGGTGATTTCCTTCACCACCTTGCTGGCCGCGCGCATGGTGCCGTCGCCGCCGATCATGAACAGGATGGAGACGTTCATGCGCTCCAGAGCGTCGACAATGGCTTCGGGATCCTGCGGGCCGCGTGAGCTGCCGAGGATGGTGCCGCCGAATTCATGAATACGGCTGACATACTCCGGGGTCATCTCGATGACATCGTGTCCGTATTCGGGGATAAAGCCCTCCAATCCGAATTTGATGCCGAGGACCGAGGGTACGTGGTATTCGTGATAGGCGGTCATGACCACGGCGCGGATGACGTCATTGAGGCCGGGGCAGAGCCCGCCACAGGTGACGACAGCGCATTTGGTCTTACTGGAATCATAGTAGATTTTGTCACGGGGTCCGGCAGGTTCAAAAAAGATGTGCTTGGGCTTGGAGCGGGATCGTTTGGTCCCTTCCACATTGCGCCGCGAGATGTTCACCAGAACAGCGTCATCGTCTTCCACAAAGCGACCGAACTTGATCGGGTTATTGATTTTGGCCTCGCCGACCACTTTGATTTCCGTGCTTTTTGGAAGCAGGGATTCATCCTGGTTGCTCTTCATAAACGGTTCCCCCGGGAGAATTAACAGAGATATCGCGCCTATTGTTATATGTATTTGTGACGTGGCGCAAATTATAAATGCGTTTTTACGGTCCGTTACGACAGCTAATCCGCTTGCGGCCCGGTACCATACCAAGTACGGTCTGCCCATGAATTTGATTGAAAGTCGTATATTCGCAGGAGTGTTCATATACATTGCCCTGCTTTTCCCTGCATCTGCATGGGCGCAGTCGGAATTGCCGCTGCCCATTGTTTTTGAAGATTACCCTCCCTATGAGTTCGTGGAAGATGGCGAAGTCAAAGGCATGAACATCGAGATCATCCGAGAGGCCTTTTCACGAATGGGCATCAAGCCCTACTTCGAACCCCGGCCGTGGAAACGCGCCCTTTTTCAGCTTTTGGAAGGGGAGATACTTGCCCTGTCCTCCGGATTTCAGACCAAGGATCGCGAGGAATTTGTCGCGTATCCCTCCGGAGGAGGTCTGGGGATGGAAATCAATTGCGTCATCATCCCCGCAGACAGTGACCTGAAGATCACTTCGCTGGATGACCTGCGGGGCCTCCGCGTGGGCGTTGTGCGCAGCTATGTCTACGGCGGTGGATTCGATGAAATCGAAGGTCTGAACAAGATCGAGGCCGGATCCACGCATCAGCTCCTGCGTATGCTGCTGAAAAGGCGCATGGACGTGGCCATCGGCAACAAGATGGTTTTCCGCTATCTGGCTCTAAAGCGAGAACAGGAGAGCAGCCTGCAATTCCCATTGGAAATTGCCCGCGAGCCGTTGCATCTCATGTTCTCCAAGGCCTACGGCCCCAGGGGAATCCAAATGGCCCGCGACTTCGGTGTTGCCTTGGAGCAGATGAAGAAGGACGGTACCTTCGACGCCATCGTATCGCGATATTGAGACAACGCTTCTAATAATTGCTTTCTTTGTTTGCAGCGTGGTACGCTGCATTATGTTTTCCCGCATTTTGACATCTCGGGGGAACCTCTTATTTGTCCCTCTTCTGGTCGCGCTGCTGGCGGCCCTCTTCCTGTGTGTTCCGCAGCCCCTGCGGGCGGAGGAACCCTACGTCATTCTGGCTGATGAGTACCCACCGTGGTATCACTGGCATGAGGGCCAGATCTCAGGGCCATACGCTGACGCTGTCCGTGCGACGTTTGCGCGTATGGGCATCCCCATCCATATCAAGCACAGCACCTGGAAGCGCGCGTTGTTCGAGTTGGAACGGGGCGGTACCGTGGGAATGTTTGCCGGTATCTGGACCCGTCGTCGTGCAGAGTTCACCATGTATACGACCGTTCCTCTGGGTGAAGAGGAGAAGTGGGTCGTGACCCTGAAGGATTACCCCACGGAGTTCAAAACGCTGGGTGATCTGCGGGGACACACTGTGGGCGTTGTGCAGGCATATTCGTACGGGGCTGACTTCGATTCTATGGAAGGGGTGAAGCGCTGCCGTTTCATTACCGAAGATCTGCTTATCAAGAAGTTCCTCTCCGGTCGCGAGAAGATCATACTGATCAGTCGTGAGGTGTTGGAGAACCATGTCGCTCAAAGTGGCGGTTTGGAGCGGATAAAGTTCCATTTCATGATTCAGCAACTCCCTCATTATATGATGTTTTCCCGCAAGCATCCGAACGCCAGCAACTTGGCGCGCGATTTTTCCCAGGCTCTACGCGAGCTGCGGATGGAAGGTCTAATCAAGTAGTATTCTCCTGCTGCTTCTCTCTTGACGTCTGCATCGAAATTCCTATCTTCTATTACCAAACTCAATTTGGAGGATTCACTGACATGACCAGTCAGATTAAGACAGTTTTGCTTTTGGGCCTGCTTACCGGCCTTTTGATGATGCTCGGCGGTGCCATGGGCGGTCGCGCCGGGCTTGTTCTCGCCTTCGGATTTGCCATGGTAATGAACGTGGGTTCCTACTGGTACTCGGACAAGATCGTCCTGAAGATGTACAAGGCGCAGGAACTCTCCCCCGGCGATGCCCCGCATATCCACCGCGTAGTGGAAGAGATGGCCCAGGCCGCTGGCATTCCCAAGCCCCGCATTTTTCTTATCCCGCAGGACTCCCCCAACGCGTTCGCCACGGGTCGTAACCCCGAGAACGCCGTGGTGGCCGTCACCCGCGGTATCGTCAACATCCTGAGCCCGGATGAGCTCAAGGGCGTATTGGCTCACGAACTGGGGCACATCGCCAACCGTGACATCCTGATCCAGACCGTGGCTGCGGTGCTGGCCGGTGCCATCGTGTTCATTGCCAACATGCTGCAGTGGACCGCCATCTTCGGCTTTGGCAATGACGACGAGGAAGGCGGCAACCCCATTGCGGCTCTTGCCATGGCATTCCTCGCGCCCATTGCTGCCGGTCTCATTCAGATGGCCATTTCCCGCTCCCGCGAGTACCTCGCTGATGATACGGGCGCACGCCTCGCCGGCAACCCGCTTCATCTGGCGGGCGCACTCGGCAAGCTCGACTCCGCCAGCAAGCAGGTCCCCATGGAGGGCAGCCCGGCCACAGAGAACATGTTCATCGTGGCACCATTCAGCGGCAAGCGCGCAGCGTCCCTGTTCGCTACCCACCCGCCCATTGAGGACCGTATCGCTCGACTGCGCGCCATGGCGGAAGGTCGTTAATATGTATCGTACCGCTCTCGCTCTTCTCGTCGCACTCTTCGTTTTGTTCCCGGCTCTGCATGCCAAAGCCGACCATCGGCGTACGCCTGTGGTCCAGGCGGTGGAGTCTGTCAGCCCGTCCGTGGTCAACATCACGGTGGTGAAAGAAGCGCAGGGCGGTGCCCGTTCGCCGTTCGGCGATCCTTTCTTCGATCAGTTCTTCAAGGGCTTCCCCGGTGTCCAGCCGCGTCAGTCCCAGTCGCTTGGTTCCGGCGTTATTATCGATGGGGCCAAAGCCCTTGTCCTGACCAACGCCCATGTCGTTGCCAAGGGCAACAGCATTACGGTGCGTCTCAATGACGGCCGTGAGTTCCAGGCCGATCTGGTCGGTTCCGACCCGGACTTCGACCTTGCGGTGCTCAAGTTGCGCAAGGGCCATGACCTGCCGCAGGTGGCCATGGGCGATTCCGATGACATCTACATCGGTGAGACGGTCATCGCCATCGGCAATCCTTTTGGCTACTCCCACACTGTCACCACCGGCGTGGTCTCGGCCCTGAACCGCCCCATGAAGACTAACGCGGGCGCCTATGGTTCCTTTATTCAGACCGATGCCGCCATTAACCCCGGCAACTCGGGTGGCCCGCTCCTGAACATCAACGGCAAGCTCATCGGCATCAACACCGCCATCCACGCCCGTGCCGAGGGGATCGGTTTCGCCATCCCCATCAACAAGGCCAAGTACGTGATCAACGAGCTGCTCAACACCGGCCACGTGGCCCCCATCTGGCTCGGCATCTTCGGACAGGATCTTGACCAGCCCACGGCACGCTATTTCAACCTCAAGTCGCTGGACGGTATGCTTGTGGCCGAGGCCATGAGCGGGACCCCCGCAGCCAATGGCGGCATTCAGCCCGGTGATATCGTCCTCGGCTTCAATGGGCGCAAGATTTCCGGCAAGGATGACTACATGACCCAGCTCTTCGGCATCACGCAGAAAGAGAAGGTCAAGCTCGTGGTCCAGCGCGAGGGCAAACGACGCACCGTGACTCTCTCGCCGCAGGCCATCGATAAAACCACGGCCCTTGATCTCGTGCGCCTTCGCTGGGGATTTGAACTGGTTGACCGCAACTCCGGTGGCGGCGCTGAAGTCACCACGGTTATTTCCGGCAGCCCCGCCGACAAGCTCGGCCTGCAGCGCGGCGATGTCATTCATCAGATCGGCAACCGCCGTCTGTCGTCCGGCATGGATTTGCTCAATGCCTTTCTCCGCAACCGCATGCAGAAGACCGTTCTCATGCGAGTGCAACGTGGACGTGGTTTCTACCACGTTCGCCTGACCCTCTAGGGGGACTCAATCAAAAAAGCTTGCGCTTTTTAATCACATCGAAGACTACTATACCGTGATTGAAGGAATGGATTAATATTTAGCAGGGAGGTCTCCCATCGAAGGTCAACGAAGATACTGGACGGAGCAATGCGCGAACAAAGAGTTCACGACTCCGTTCATGATCGATACATTTTCGGATAATGTGGCCAAGGATGCACGCATCCTCGACTTCGGCTGTGGTTACGGCCGTACCCTCAACGAGCTCGATCAGGCGGGATTCACCGATCTGACCGGCATAGATTTTTCCGAGTCGCTCATTCAGCGTGGTCTCAGGGAACATCCCTCTCTCAATCTCGCCGCCTATCCCGGCGGGCCGCTTCCCTACGAAGACAACACTTATGACGCCGCTCTCATGCTCGGTGTGTTTACCTGTATGCTGGAAACCAAGGAGCAGGCAGAAGCCCTCCTTGAGTTACAGCGTGTGCTCCGTCCCGGTGGTATTCTCTACGTTAACGACTTCCTGCTCAACCGCGACAAGCGCAATCTTGACCGTTATCAGGCCGGGCAGGAGAAGTATGCGTTTTACGGGACCTTTGACGTAGAAGACGGCGGAGTGCTTCGTCATCACGATCGTCATCACATGGAAGCCCTGTTCTCGGCCTTCGAGACCATCGTCTTCGAAGAGGTTGTCTACGATACCATGCACGGGCATCATTCCAACGGGTTTTACGCTGTGCTTCGGATGCCGTAATGCCTCCGGCGGGCCCTCGCCGGGCAGGCGTCGCCGACGGCCAGAGAACCACTTGAAAGAGGTTCTCTGGATTCTCCAGAACTTTTTGTAGCTCGCTTCGCTCGAGGGTGTTTGTACTCTTTCATAACAACGTAAGGCTTTGGAGGGTGGTGCAGCGCTACGGTGAGGATTTACTCGTCGCCCGGTAACGCAGCAGATGCGCCGCTATACAAAGCCGGGGCAAACACCAACAAAAAAGCCCTTGCCTGCAGATGCAGACAAGGGCTTTTTTATTGGCGTTTGGTTACGCCTAGTTCAACAGGTCCGGACGGGCAATGTCGATCTGAGCGTTTTCACGAAGTCCTGCCATGTAGGCGGTCAGGATTTCGTTCTCGTAGTTCTGGGAGGCCTGAGCCATCCATGCTTCCTTCTGCTCTTCCCAGGTCTTTTCATCCGCGGCAATGCGCTGGTTCAGGCGAGCAACGATGACGCCGGTAGGCATGGCGAACGGCTGGGCCAACCAGGCCTTGTCCTTGGCACCGAAGACTGCGGTGGCAAGGTTCGGGTTCTGGCCGAGGTTCGGCACGAAGCCCTGGCGGTTGAAGGGCATGGAGGTCTTGATCTTGTCCTTGTACAGCTTGGCTGCTTCCGGATTGGAAGTGACAGTGGCAAGGATCTCCTCGGCAGCCTTCTGAGCTGCTGCGGTGGCCTTTTCCTGCTTGATGTTCTGAACGATGAGGTCCTTGACCTGCTCAAGCGGCATGGGGGTGGAGGGGATGTCCTCGACCTTTTCGATGAGCATGTAGCCACCGTCCACGGCGAGCGGGGTCATGTGAGCTTCACCAGCGGGGATGTCCATGACGACCTTGGCGGCTTCGGGAGTCATGCCGAATGCCTGGGGCAGGAACTGCTCGGGGATGGGCTGGGAGGTCACGGCGAGGAGGCCGAGTTCGTCAGCAACTTCTTCGAGCTTCATGCCGGAAACCATGCGATCCATGGCCTGATCGAGGAGATCGGAAACTTTTTCGGAAGCCTTTTCCTCGGCGATGGTCTGGGTGATTTCTTCCTTCACGTCGTCGAAAGACTTGGAAGTGGCGTCCTTCTTGTCTTCAACAAGGATGATGTGCCAACCGAACTGGGTCTGGACCGGCTCGGAGACAGTGCCCTTGTCGGTCTTGAAAGCCATCTCTTCGAATTCGGGAACCATGGCGCCGCGGCCGAACCAGCCGAGGTCACCGCCGTTCACGTTGGACGGGCCTTCGGAGTACTTCTTGGCCAGCTCGGCGAAGTCTTCACCGGCGCGGGCTTTCTTGAGCACACGGTCGATCTTGGCCTTGGCTTCCTTCTTGACGGAATCAGGGTCGGAATCCTTGGTCATGACCAGAATGTGGCGGGCCTTGACCTCTTCCTTCTGCTTCATGGAGTCGGAGTGGGCGTCGTAGTATGCCTTCACTTCCTCGTCAGCAACCTTCTGGAAAGAAGCGAGTGCCTTGGGGGAGAAGGTCAGGTAGCGGACGCGCACCTGATCGGGAACCATGAATTTTTCTTCGTTCTTGGTGTAGAACTCCTGCACTTCGCCGTCGGTGACGGACACGGACTTCATGAAGTCGGTGGGGGAGGACAGGATGTAGTCGATGGTGGCCTGCTCGCCTACCCAGTCGTAGATGGCGCGGGCCTGTTCCGGAGTGACTTCACCGGTCTTGCGGACCATGTCCTTGACCTTGCCGGCGATGTACTCGTTTTTGAAATTGGCTTCGAACTGAGCGGGGGTCATGCGGATGGAGCGAAGCGCCATCTGGTAGATGTTGCGGTCGAACTGACCCTGCTGGTTCCAGAAGATGGACTGGCGGGTGATGGCCGCGAACACTTCCTCGTCAGAAGCGGAGATACCAAGACGGGCGGCTTCGGCGAGGAGCAGGCGAGAATTCACCAGGTCACCGAGAACCATCTGCTTGAATTGCGGCGACTGCAGCTGGGCTGCAGTGACCTGCGGGTTGGCCTGGCGCATGGATTCGGCTGCGCGCTGGAAGGAGTCTTCAAATTCGGCGCGGGTAATGACCTGGTCATTTACCGTAGCCAGCACGGGATCGTTGCCGGTATCAAGACCGGACATACCGAAGGCGAAGACAAAAACGATGATGATAATGGCGAAAAGGATCTTTACGATCCAACCCGACGCGTTTTCACGCATAATCTCAAGCATTGGCACTCCAAAACACTTTTTCCGGCCGCCCCGCACCATGCGGGGCGGCCAGTTCTATTACTGTATTAGGACTGGTTGTTGCGGACTGCATTAAGCAGACCACCTGACTGGATAATCTCCAGTTCCTTTTTGGTCAAATCATTTGTGACCGCAATGGTCTCTCCATTTCCAGTCTTGATCTCGATTGTGCCGCCCGGAGTCATGTCTCCGGCCGGAATGGTCAGGTCCACGCCTTCCGCCAGCTTGTCGTAGTCGGACGGATCTACCAGCAGCAGCGGGAGGATTCCGAAGTTGACCAGATTGGCGCGGTGGATGCGGGCCAGGGACTTGACGATGACAGCCTTGACGCCCAAGTGACGCGGGCCGAGAGCTGCGTGCTCGCGGCTCGAGCCCTGACCGTAGTTTTCG of the Pseudodesulfovibrio sp. zrk46 genome contains:
- a CDS encoding ATP-dependent 6-phosphofructokinase, which encodes MKSNQDESLLPKSTEIKVVGEAKINNPIKFGRFVEDDDAVLVNISRRNVEGTKRSRSKPKHIFFEPAGPRDKIYYDSSKTKCAVVTCGGLCPGLNDVIRAVVMTAYHEYHVPSVLGIKFGLEGFIPEYGHDVIEMTPEYVSRIHEFGGTILGSSRGPQDPEAIVDALERMNVSILFMIGGDGTMRAASKVVKEITQRNLSISVVGLPKTIDNDINYASPSFGFDTAVETATTAIRGAHVEATGAPWGIGLVKVMGRHAGYIAAQCALSCQEVNYVLVPEAPFDLDGEKGFLAVLEKRMRTAGNAVVVVAEGAGQEHLKASAETDASGNVKLGDFALLLKERIIKHFTDQGIKPTLKYIDPSYIIRSVPANANDRIYCSFLGINAVHAGMSGRTGMVISRWNGRYVHIPMDVVTTGKKSINITSNYWRAVLESTGQPIKMKNK
- a CDS encoding lysozyme inhibitor LprI family protein, with the translated sequence MYRYPICLALMIFLSFPSLPALAEAVDNCAGTQGEMNRCADRLLRGEQKLLDAAYKKILEQAGDETDREMLEASQKAWEAYRDAQCEYEADQFRGGSMAPGVRLLCHAELVRARTTQLVDQIVWPTDLARLISLAGDQLPGDIFWHPDVVSDDFNHDGIFDDAFLGIRTGQLPDNTATAIMAVLIGGSDHIAHVAIPIDGQNGLCAQSISLRAEYPDNQSPLLVVDDGACDAFRFRLLKDQTTFELHRN
- the cydB gene encoding cytochrome d ubiquinol oxidase subunit II, which gives rise to MTEIMEVGSWHYYLAMIWFVLWGVLWAVYFILDGFDLGVGSLLPFLAKNEQEKRAMLNSTGPFWDGNEVWLISAGGVTFAAFPYAYAQMFSGLYTALMLLLFALIIRGVSFEFRSKVESETWKNIWDRAHFAGSFLPALLLGVAFGNIFQGLPLDNTGFSQAGLFGLLNPYGLAGGVLFVVIFVMHGALWLTIRATGDLHTRAESLATKIWPVEVVLTVLFLVYTAMATQLFSNYMVYPFLFVVLALPVGGLIMMRTYLGAKKYWMAWASSCAYIGGVALFGVIGIFPAIIPSNPNPAHSLTIMNSASSELTLSIMLGVALVFVPIVIGYQFWVYKHFATPMTESDIHY
- a CDS encoding cytochrome ubiquinol oxidase subunit I, producing MDVLMLSRLQFAAATMFHFIFVPLTLGLSILIACMETAYVRTGNEVWKKMAKFWGKIFLVNFALGVVTGITLEFQFGTNWSRYSMFMGDIFGSLLAIEATVAFFLESTFIGVWHFGWDKLSPKAHAIVAWLVAGASNMSAIWILIANGFMQDPKGYVLRNGRAELDNFFEVITNKWAWLEFFHVIPASLCVGAFFIMGVSAWHLYRKSNTEFFQKSFNVAVSLAVVATIFTAVEGHMHGNNMALKQPAKLAAMESHWETQKNAPLYLLLVPGEDGNLIEALPVPGALSFLAFNDFNAEVTGLNDIPKEDRPPITITFLAFRIMVGLGTLMPALALFGWVMRNRLDKFPLYLKYLPYAIPIPYIAIQAGWVLAEVGRQPWIVYGLMRTSDAVSPVSTGEVGFSFVLMCALYTVLGAAGIWLMIKLAKKGPEDNTPIQV
- a CDS encoding transporter substrate-binding domain-containing protein; protein product: MFSRILTSRGNLLFVPLLVALLAALFLCVPQPLRAEEPYVILADEYPPWYHWHEGQISGPYADAVRATFARMGIPIHIKHSTWKRALFELERGGTVGMFAGIWTRRRAEFTMYTTVPLGEEEKWVVTLKDYPTEFKTLGDLRGHTVGVVQAYSYGADFDSMEGVKRCRFITEDLLIKKFLSGREKIILISREVLENHVAQSGGLERIKFHFMIQQLPHYMMFSRKHPNASNLARDFSQALRELRMEGLIK
- a CDS encoding transporter substrate-binding domain-containing protein, producing the protein MNLIESRIFAGVFIYIALLFPASAWAQSELPLPIVFEDYPPYEFVEDGEVKGMNIEIIREAFSRMGIKPYFEPRPWKRALFQLLEGEILALSSGFQTKDREEFVAYPSGGGLGMEINCVIIPADSDLKITSLDDLRGLRVGVVRSYVYGGGFDEIEGLNKIEAGSTHQLLRMLLKRRMDVAIGNKMVFRYLALKREQESSLQFPLEIAREPLHLMFSKAYGPRGIQMARDFGVALEQMKKDGTFDAIVSRY